A region from the Aphis gossypii isolate Hap1 chromosome 1, ASM2018417v2, whole genome shotgun sequence genome encodes:
- the LOC114128633 gene encoding DCN1-like protein 4 yields MMARKRRSTTEINTAENASVPKRRYTSAQRTHLEEMMVFNQKKCLSWYHKYTNDVGELGPEGMEKFCMDIGVAPEDLVMLVLAWKMNAKSMGYFTSAEWLKGLTELQCDSVKKLQSKLESLRLCFNDPLAFKSIYRYAYDFARDKDQRSMDVETAKLMLNLLLGKQWKLFQLFADFIDQSKYRVINKDQWCNILEFSRSISTDLTNYDIDGAWPVMLDEFVDWLKNKGENS; encoded by the exons ATGATGGCAAGGAAACGACGTAGCACCACTGAAATAAATACAGCTGAAAATGCTTCGGTTCCAAAACGTCGTTATACTAG tgcACAAAGAACTCATCTTGAAGAAATGAtggtttttaatcaaaaaaaatgtctttcgtggtatcataaatatacaaacgATGTCGgtgaattag gacCCGAAGGCATGGAAAAATTTTGTATGGATATTGGGGTTGCTCCAGAAGATTTAGTTATGCTTGTTTTAGCATGGAAAATGAATGCTAAATCAATGGGATATTTTACTAGTGCTGAATGGTTAAAGGGTCTTACAGAATTaca gTGTGATTCAGTTAAAAAACTTCAAAGTAAATTAGAATCTTTGAGGTTGTGTTTTAATGATCCATTAGCtttcaaaagtatttatagATATGCATATGATTTTGCAAga gATAAAGATCAACGAAGTATGGACGTAGAAACtgcaaaattaatgttaaatttattacttggGAAACAATGGAAATTATTCCAATTATTTGCTGATTTTATAGACCAATCCAAGTATAGAGTTATTAATAAAGATCAGTGGTGcaatatattagaattttcaCGTTCTATTTCTACAGATTTGACAAATTATGACATAGATGGAGCtt